The Oxalobacteraceae bacterium OTU3CINTB1 genome includes a window with the following:
- the bamC gene encoding outer membrane protein assembly factor BamC, with the protein MTIRKTASISSQRVLVLGALMASLTGCGMISSVIGNDKVDYKSAKKASTLDVPPDLTQLQKDNRYSLPDSNNGVATASGYNAAKGAAAAAGVGPGVVVPGQPLAGTVVPTSVNDIKVERDGNQRWLVIKQTPEQLWPQLKKFWEDSGFTLAQELPTAGIMETEWNENRAKIPQDFIRNTIGKVFDSVYSSGERDKFRTRIERRADGASEIYISHRGAQEVVTGAQKESTMWTPRPNDPGLEAEFLARMMNKLGNGGEDTSPAKTAVESAIVQPQHASLVGTGADRAVQVDEGFDRAWRRVGLALDRAGFTVEDRDRTSGTYFVRYIDDATETKGFFSKLFSWGSSSEADKEAQRYRISVKAGAGNSSTVTVMNNAGKPETGPVGDKILNLLHEQLK; encoded by the coding sequence ATGACTATTCGCAAGACAGCTTCTATTTCCTCGCAGCGCGTGCTGGTACTGGGCGCATTGATGGCCAGTTTGACCGGTTGCGGCATGATCAGCTCCGTCATCGGCAACGACAAGGTGGACTACAAGTCCGCCAAAAAGGCCAGCACCCTGGACGTGCCGCCGGATCTGACGCAATTGCAGAAGGATAACCGCTACTCGCTGCCGGACTCGAACAACGGCGTCGCCACCGCCTCCGGCTACAACGCCGCCAAGGGCGCGGCCGCCGCCGCCGGTGTCGGTCCTGGCGTGGTCGTGCCGGGCCAGCCGCTCGCCGGCACCGTGGTGCCGACCAGCGTCAACGATATCAAGGTCGAGCGCGACGGCAACCAGCGCTGGCTGGTGATCAAGCAGACGCCGGAACAATTGTGGCCGCAGCTGAAGAAGTTCTGGGAGGATTCGGGCTTCACCCTGGCGCAGGAACTGCCGACCGCCGGCATCATGGAAACGGAATGGAACGAAAACCGCGCCAAGATTCCGCAGGATTTCATCCGTAACACCATCGGCAAGGTCTTCGATTCGGTCTATTCGAGCGGCGAGCGCGACAAGTTCCGCACCCGCATCGAGCGCCGCGCCGACGGCGCCAGCGAGATCTACATCAGCCATCGCGGCGCCCAGGAAGTAGTCACCGGCGCCCAGAAGGAAAGCACGATGTGGACCCCGCGTCCGAACGATCCGGGCCTGGAAGCCGAATTCTTGGCGCGCATGATGAACAAGCTGGGCAACGGCGGCGAAGACACCTCGCCGGCCAAGACCGCCGTCGAATCGGCCATCGTCCAACCGCAGCACGCGTCGCTGGTCGGCACCGGCGCCGACCGTGCCGTGCAGGTGGACGAGGGCTTCGACCGCGCCTGGCGCCGGGTCGGCCTGGCGCTCGACCGCGCCGGCTTCACCGTCGAGGACCGCGACCGTACCAGCGGCACCTACTTCGTCCGCTACATCGACGACGCGACCGAAACCAAAGGCTTCTTCAGCAAGCTGTTCAGCTGGGGTTCGTCGTCGGAAGCCGATAAGGAAGCGCAACGCTATCGCATCTCGGTCAAGGCGGGCGCGGGCAACAGCAGCACCGTCACCGTGATGAACAATGCCGGCAAACCGGAAACGGGCCCGGTCGGCGATAAGATCCTGAACCTGCTGCACGAGCAATTGAAATAA
- the dapA gene encoding 4-hydroxy-tetrahydrodipicolinate synthase → MIKGSIVAIVTPMHPDGSLDFEGLNRLIDWHIAEGTDSIVIAGTTGESATVSVEEHCALIKATVAHAKGRIPIIAGAGANSTAEAIKLTRFAKEAGADATLQVVPYYNRPTQEGMFQHFKAIAEAVDLPVILYNVPGRTVADMSNETILRLAAVPGIVGVKDATGNIGRGYDLLRLAPKSFAVYSGDDPTAMALILGGGAGNISVTANVMPRAMAEMCAAALAGDIPKAVALNNQMFPLHQKLFIEPNPVPVKWALAEMGKMPAGIRLPLVPLGADCHDAVRAALREAGVL, encoded by the coding sequence ATGATTAAGGGCAGCATAGTAGCAATCGTCACTCCGATGCACCCGGACGGCAGTCTGGACTTCGAGGGCCTGAACCGCCTGATCGACTGGCACATCGCCGAAGGCACGGACAGCATCGTCATCGCCGGCACCACCGGCGAATCGGCCACCGTCAGTGTGGAAGAGCACTGCGCCCTGATCAAGGCGACGGTCGCCCACGCCAAAGGCCGGATCCCGATCATCGCCGGCGCCGGCGCCAATTCGACCGCCGAAGCGATCAAGCTGACCCGTTTCGCCAAGGAAGCGGGCGCCGACGCCACGCTGCAAGTGGTTCCCTACTACAACCGCCCGACCCAGGAAGGCATGTTCCAGCACTTCAAGGCCATCGCCGAAGCGGTGGACCTGCCGGTAATCCTGTACAACGTGCCGGGCCGCACCGTCGCCGACATGAGCAACGAGACCATCCTGCGTCTGGCGGCCGTGCCCGGCATCGTCGGCGTTAAGGATGCGACCGGCAACATCGGCCGCGGCTACGACTTGCTGCGCCTGGCGCCGAAGTCGTTTGCCGTCTACTCCGGCGACGATCCGACCGCGATGGCGCTGATCCTCGGCGGCGGCGCCGGCAATATCTCCGTCACCGCCAACGTCATGCCGCGCGCGATGGCCGAGATGTGCGCGGCCGCGCTGGCCGGCGACATCCCGAAGGCGGTGGCGTTGAACAATCAAATGTTCCCGCTGCACCAGAAGCTGTTCATCGAGCCGAACCCGGTGCCGGTCAAGTGGGCGTTGGCGGAAATGGGCAAGATGCCGGCTGGCATACGCCTGCCGCTGGTGCCGCTGGGCGCCGATTGCCACGACGCGGTACGCGCGGCCCTGCGAGAGGCCGGCGTACTGTAA
- a CDS encoding ABC transporter substrate-binding protein: protein MTANPYHICAASDCDCGMTRRDFLRVSALGSASVAAPMLFAGDAMAQQGPKGDDQPVKIGYLPITDATPLLVAHGRKLFEAEGLQAETPRLFRSWAQIIEAFVSGQVNVIHLLSPATMSVRYGAKFPAKVVAWNHVNGSALTVAKEINSVADLGGRTVAIPFWYSIHNILLQQILSKAGLSVVAKGREGAIGPKEVNLVVLAPAEMVSALASKSIAGFIVAEPFNALAETNGVGKVLRFSGDVWKNHACCVTFLSERDIAARPEWAQRVTNAIVKAQLWTRSNQIDTARLLSNGDAHRYTPHALQVLSKVLTVTDYADYEKRGVIVHKDWNQRRIDFQPFPFASYTEQMVKALKTTRLEGDTGFLQKLEPSFVARDLIDDRFVRKAIAAVGGPGAFGLPANLLRSEVLAV, encoded by the coding sequence ATGACCGCAAACCCTTACCATATCTGCGCCGCCTCCGATTGCGACTGCGGCATGACGCGCCGCGACTTCCTGCGCGTGTCCGCGCTCGGTAGCGCCAGCGTCGCCGCGCCGATGCTATTCGCCGGCGACGCCATGGCCCAGCAAGGCCCGAAAGGCGACGACCAGCCGGTCAAGATCGGCTACCTGCCGATCACCGACGCCACCCCGCTGCTGGTGGCGCACGGGCGCAAGCTGTTCGAGGCCGAGGGCTTGCAGGCCGAGACGCCGCGCCTGTTCCGCAGCTGGGCCCAGATCATCGAGGCCTTCGTCTCCGGCCAGGTCAATGTGATCCACCTGCTGTCGCCGGCCACCATGTCGGTGCGCTACGGCGCCAAGTTCCCGGCCAAGGTGGTGGCGTGGAACCACGTCAACGGCTCGGCGCTGACGGTGGCCAAGGAGATCAACAGCGTCGCCGACCTGGGCGGACGCACGGTGGCGATTCCGTTCTGGTACTCGATCCACAACATCCTGCTGCAGCAGATCCTGTCCAAGGCCGGGCTGTCGGTGGTGGCCAAGGGCCGCGAAGGCGCCATCGGGCCGAAGGAAGTCAATCTGGTGGTGCTGGCGCCGGCGGAGATGGTCTCTGCGCTGGCCAGCAAATCGATCGCCGGCTTCATCGTCGCCGAGCCGTTCAACGCGCTGGCGGAAACCAACGGCGTCGGCAAGGTGCTGCGCTTCTCCGGCGACGTCTGGAAGAACCACGCTTGCTGCGTCACCTTCCTGTCCGAGCGCGACATCGCCGCCCGTCCAGAATGGGCGCAGCGCGTGACCAACGCCATCGTCAAGGCGCAGCTGTGGACACGTTCGAACCAGATCGACACCGCGCGCCTGCTGTCGAACGGCGACGCGCACCGCTACACGCCGCACGCGCTGCAGGTGCTGTCGAAAGTGCTGACCGTGACCGACTACGCCGACTACGAAAAGCGCGGCGTCATCGTCCACAAGGACTGGAACCAGCGCCGCATCGACTTCCAGCCCTTCCCGTTCGCGTCGTACACGGAGCAGATGGTCAAGGCGCTCAAGACCACGCGTCTGGAAGGCGACACCGGTTTCCTGCAAAAGCTGGAGCCGTCGTTCGTCGCGCGTGATTTGATCGACGACCGCTTCGTGCGCAAGGCGATTGCCGCCGTCGGCGGTCCGGGCGCGTTCGGCCTGCCGGCCAACCTGCTGCGCAGCGAAGTGCTGGCGGTCTGA
- a CDS encoding AraC family transcriptional regulator: MRQATSDKLAQWLLGSIELDAAALHVGRYCGPWRVSTAGRAMASFHLVLQGACYLHIDGQPALRLHARDGVFLMSDVAHFLSPSPDPAAPVAKQPMLPLAGDDGGGESAGIDGAGLACGFFRFSGALSPMVIGSFPEYLVCRSGDAALGHSAALFDMIQAESINGSDPERPSPLIARLVELLFFYLIRHASEREALSAGLLALAQRGEFMALLERMLDAPGDDWSIARMADAAHMSRAAFCKHFTGAGGVTPAQFLLRLRMRLATQRLNAGDSVEQAAAHVGYQSNAAFTRAFKRIVGEQPGAYRRQLRAAV; encoded by the coding sequence ATGCGACAAGCCACCTCCGACAAACTCGCCCAATGGCTGCTCGGCAGCATCGAGCTCGACGCCGCCGCGCTGCACGTGGGCCGCTACTGCGGGCCGTGGCGCGTGTCGACCGCCGGCCGCGCCATGGCCAGCTTCCACTTGGTGCTGCAGGGCGCGTGCTACCTGCACATCGACGGCCAGCCGGCGCTGCGCCTGCACGCGCGCGACGGCGTGTTCCTGATGAGCGACGTGGCGCACTTCCTCAGCCCTTCGCCGGACCCCGCCGCCCCGGTGGCGAAACAGCCGATGCTGCCGCTGGCCGGTGACGACGGCGGCGGCGAGTCCGCCGGCATCGACGGCGCCGGCCTGGCCTGCGGCTTTTTTCGCTTCAGCGGCGCCCTCAGTCCGATGGTGATTGGTTCCTTCCCCGAATACCTGGTGTGCCGCAGCGGCGACGCCGCCCTGGGCCACAGCGCGGCGCTGTTCGACATGATCCAGGCCGAATCGATCAACGGCAGCGATCCCGAACGGCCCTCGCCGCTGATCGCGCGCCTGGTCGAACTGCTGTTCTTTTACCTGATCCGCCACGCCAGCGAGCGCGAGGCACTGAGCGCCGGCCTGCTGGCGCTGGCCCAGCGCGGTGAGTTCATGGCGCTGCTCGAACGCATGCTCGACGCGCCGGGCGACGACTGGAGCATCGCCCGCATGGCCGACGCCGCGCACATGTCGCGCGCCGCCTTCTGCAAGCACTTCACCGGCGCCGGCGGGGTGACGCCGGCGCAGTTTCTGCTGCGCCTGCGCATGCGGCTGGCCACCCAGCGCCTCAACGCCGGCGACTCGGTCGAGCAGGCCGCCGCCCACGTGGGCTACCAGTCCAACGCGGCGTTCACGCGCGCCTTCAAACGCATCGTCGGCGAGCAGCCGGGCGCCTACCGCCGCCAGCTGCGCGCGGCCGTATGA
- a CDS encoding carboxymuconolactone decarboxylase family protein, whose product MTLHTLDTAPADSRAFVEKAIANNGYLPNLIGVLANAPVALETYLTVSGINSRASLTLAEREVVQITAARIHGCDFCIAGHSAIALKKAGQNADSVRALQTGAATGDAKLDAVARFATAVIAQRGAVGDEALQAFIDAGYNQQQALEVVLGISLATLCNFANSLAGTPVNPQLQPYLPGAV is encoded by the coding sequence CTGACCCTGCACACGCTCGATACCGCCCCCGCCGATAGCCGCGCCTTCGTCGAAAAAGCCATCGCCAACAACGGCTACCTGCCCAACCTGATCGGCGTGCTGGCCAACGCGCCGGTGGCGCTGGAAACCTACCTGACCGTCTCCGGCATCAATTCGCGCGCCAGCCTGACCCTGGCCGAGCGCGAAGTGGTGCAGATCACCGCCGCGCGCATCCATGGCTGCGATTTCTGCATCGCCGGCCACAGCGCCATCGCGCTGAAAAAAGCCGGCCAGAACGCCGACAGCGTGCGCGCGCTGCAAACCGGCGCCGCCACCGGCGATGCCAAGCTGGACGCGGTGGCCCGCTTCGCCACCGCCGTCATCGCCCAACGCGGCGCCGTCGGCGACGAGGCGCTGCAGGCCTTCATCGACGCCGGCTACAACCAGCAGCAGGCGCTGGAGGTGGTGCTCGGCATCAGCCTGGCCACCTTGTGCAACTTCGCCAACAGCCTGGCCGGCACGCCGGTCAATCCGCAGCTGCAACCGTATCTGCCGGGCGCGGTGTAA
- a CDS encoding ABC transporter ATP-binding protein, translated as MNDAALNHAARSGAGAGAGLALQAEGLGFAYPGAGHTFDDITLAVRPREIVCLLGGSGCGKSTLLRVLAGLQRPSRGKVAFLGAPLTEPSPRSALVFQQASLLPWLNVAANVGFGLDFAHQPKISKDAHARRVQDAIDAVGLAGSEKRYPNALSGGMAQRVALARALARQPELLFADEPFSALDAITRAEMQTLLVDVVHRWHSAVLLVTHDIDEAILVADRIVLMGGQPGRIVHEWQVDLPHPRLADTEAIGALRLRILAALQDVRAPAAPPTESTI; from the coding sequence ATGAACGACGCCGCGTTGAACCACGCCGCCCGCAGCGGCGCCGGCGCCGGCGCCGGCCTGGCGCTGCAAGCCGAGGGACTGGGTTTCGCCTACCCCGGCGCCGGCCATACCTTCGACGACATCACGCTGGCGGTGCGTCCGCGCGAAATCGTCTGCCTGCTCGGCGGCAGCGGCTGCGGCAAATCAACCTTGCTGCGCGTGCTGGCCGGCCTGCAGCGTCCATCGCGCGGCAAGGTCGCCTTCCTTGGCGCGCCGCTGACCGAACCGAGTCCGCGCAGCGCGCTGGTGTTCCAGCAAGCGAGCCTGCTGCCATGGCTGAACGTCGCCGCCAACGTCGGCTTCGGTCTCGATTTCGCGCACCAGCCGAAGATCTCCAAAGACGCCCACGCGCGACGCGTGCAGGACGCGATCGACGCCGTCGGCTTGGCCGGCAGCGAAAAGCGCTACCCGAACGCGCTGTCCGGCGGCATGGCGCAACGCGTCGCGCTGGCGCGGGCACTGGCACGCCAGCCGGAGCTGCTGTTTGCCGACGAACCGTTTTCCGCGCTCGACGCCATCACCCGCGCCGAGATGCAAACGCTGTTGGTCGACGTGGTCCACCGCTGGCACAGCGCCGTGCTGCTGGTCACGCACGACATCGACGAGGCGATCCTGGTGGCCGACCGCATCGTGCTGATGGGCGGCCAGCCGGGCCGCATCGTGCACGAATGGCAGGTCGACCTGCCGCATCCACGCCTGGCCGACACCGAGGCGATCGGCGCGCTGCGGTTGCGCATCCTCGCCGCGCTGCAGGACGTTCGTGCGCCTGCCGCGCCGCCGACCGAATCGACCATCTGA
- a CDS encoding peptidylprolyl isomerase → MKIAKNTVVTVNYKLSDAQDNLIEDGRQPMVYLHGGYENTLPKIEEELDGKEVGYSSIIQIEPEDAFGDYDAALVKVEPRNRLPEPLEVGMQFEGMPDGDDADEAMIFTVTDIADDKVVLDGNHPLAGMALRFSLNVTEVREASDEEIAHGHVHGAHGHHHGDEDDEGEEGDHVAIHPIH, encoded by the coding sequence ATGAAGATTGCCAAGAACACGGTCGTGACTGTGAATTACAAACTGTCCGATGCACAGGACAATCTGATCGAAGACGGCCGTCAACCGATGGTCTACCTGCACGGTGGCTACGAGAACACGCTGCCAAAAATCGAAGAAGAACTGGACGGCAAGGAAGTCGGTTACTCGTCGATCATCCAGATCGAGCCGGAAGACGCTTTCGGCGACTACGACGCCGCGCTGGTGAAGGTCGAGCCGCGCAACCGCCTGCCGGAGCCGCTGGAAGTGGGCATGCAGTTCGAAGGCATGCCCGACGGCGACGACGCCGACGAAGCGATGATTTTCACCGTCACCGACATCGCCGACGACAAGGTCGTTTTGGACGGCAACCATCCGCTGGCCGGCATGGCGCTGCGCTTCTCGCTCAACGTCACCGAAGTGCGTGAAGCGTCGGACGAGGAAATCGCCCACGGCCACGTGCACGGCGCCCACGGCCACCACCACGGTGACGAGGACGACGAAGGCGAAGAGGGCGACCACGTCGCCATCCACCCGATCCACTAA
- a CDS encoding ABC transporter permease produces MGNLVNRVGSPLLGFAVALVLWHAGVVALEKDTPIASAFAPLEAGRALLQLLQGPDIWRDIGLSLRRVGYGLGAAVLIGVPLGVLVGSSRRFAAAAMPLFQLLRMVSPLSWMPLAVMTLGVGDAPVYFLLAFAAVWPILLNTATGVARLDPNWLLLARSLSATRTETVLRVVLPGITADILTGVRLAIGIIWIVLVPAEMLGVSAGLGYFILDARDRLAYNELMAAIVLIGVLGFALDYLARWLHARWLHTR; encoded by the coding sequence ATGGGGAATCTGGTGAATCGCGTCGGCTCGCCGCTGCTCGGTTTCGCGGTCGCGCTGGTGCTGTGGCACGCCGGCGTGGTCGCGCTGGAAAAGGATACGCCGATCGCGTCGGCCTTCGCGCCGCTGGAAGCCGGTCGCGCGCTGCTGCAACTGCTGCAAGGGCCGGACATCTGGCGCGACATCGGCCTCAGTTTGCGCCGGGTCGGTTACGGCCTGGGGGCGGCGGTGCTGATCGGCGTGCCGCTTGGGGTGTTGGTCGGCAGTTCGCGGCGCTTCGCGGCGGCGGCCATGCCGCTGTTCCAGCTGCTGCGCATGGTGTCGCCGCTGTCGTGGATGCCGCTGGCGGTGATGACGCTCGGCGTCGGCGACGCGCCGGTGTATTTTTTGCTGGCGTTCGCCGCCGTCTGGCCGATTTTGCTCAACACCGCCACCGGCGTGGCGCGGCTCGATCCGAACTGGCTGCTGCTGGCGCGCAGTTTATCGGCCACCAGGACGGAGACCGTGCTGCGGGTGGTGCTGCCGGGGATCACGGCCGATATCCTGACCGGCGTGCGGCTGGCGATCGGCATTATCTGGATCGTGCTGGTGCCGGCGGAGATGCTGGGGGTGTCGGCGGGATTGGGGTATTTCATACTCGATGCGCGCGACCGCTTGGCTTACAACGAACTGATGGCGGCGATCGTGCTGATCGGCGTGCTGGGGTTCGCGCTCGATTATCTGGCGCGCTGGCTGCATGCGCGTTGGTTGCACACACGCTGA
- a CDS encoding cupin domain-containing protein, producing the protein MKKLPLLGDITPAQFLRDYWHKKPLLIRNAIPGFKPLLSLDALTKLASTNHAESRLIAAVDGEWSMQHGPLENLPPLTQKEWTLLVQGVNLFDAKADDLLRQFRFIPDARLDDLMVSFATDGGGVGPHFDSYDVFLLQAQGQRRWRIGPQKDLSLVEGLPLKILANFKPNEEFVLNPGDMLYLPPHYAHDGVAIGDCQTYSIGFRSPSYQELGEAFLQFMADSIDLPGRYADPELEATAKPAEIPRHMLDTITEEINKVRFTEEDVTIFLGEYMSEPKHNVFFTGPAKPLTFGKFGEAAAKKGLSLSRKTQMLYRGKHVFINGESFGVGRADKVALELLANNRALTGAELATASDDVMDALYTWYQDGWIELG; encoded by the coding sequence ATGAAAAAATTACCGCTCCTCGGCGACATCACGCCGGCGCAGTTTCTGCGCGACTACTGGCACAAAAAGCCACTCCTGATCCGTAACGCCATCCCCGGCTTCAAGCCACTGCTGAGCCTGGATGCACTGACCAAGCTGGCCTCGACCAACCACGCCGAATCGCGCCTGATCGCGGCCGTCGACGGCGAATGGTCGATGCAGCACGGCCCGCTGGAAAACCTGCCGCCGCTGACGCAAAAGGAATGGACCCTGCTGGTCCAGGGCGTCAACCTGTTCGACGCCAAGGCCGACGACCTACTGCGCCAGTTCCGCTTCATTCCCGATGCCCGCCTCGACGACCTGATGGTCAGCTTCGCCACCGACGGCGGCGGCGTCGGTCCGCACTTCGATTCCTACGACGTGTTCCTGCTGCAGGCGCAGGGACAGCGCCGCTGGCGCATCGGCCCGCAGAAGGACCTGAGCCTGGTCGAGGGCCTGCCGCTCAAGATCCTGGCCAACTTCAAGCCGAACGAGGAGTTCGTCCTCAATCCGGGCGACATGCTGTACCTGCCGCCGCACTACGCGCACGACGGCGTGGCCATCGGCGATTGCCAGACCTATTCGATCGGCTTCCGCTCGCCGTCCTACCAGGAGCTGGGCGAGGCGTTCCTGCAATTCATGGCCGATTCGATCGACCTGCCGGGCCGCTACGCCGATCCGGAGCTGGAGGCGACCGCCAAGCCGGCCGAGATCCCGCGCCACATGCTGGATACGATCACCGAGGAAATCAACAAGGTCCGCTTCACCGAAGAGGACGTGACGATCTTCCTGGGCGAATATATGTCCGAGCCCAAGCACAACGTGTTCTTCACCGGACCGGCCAAACCGCTGACGTTCGGCAAGTTCGGCGAGGCGGCGGCGAAAAAGGGGTTGTCGCTGTCGCGCAAGACGCAGATGCTGTATCGCGGCAAGCACGTGTTCATCAATGGCGAATCGTTCGGCGTCGGCCGCGCCGACAAGGTGGCGCTGGAATTACTCGCCAACAACCGCGCGCTGACCGGCGCCGAGCTGGCGACGGCATCCGACGATGTGATGGACGCGCTGTACACGTGGTATCAGGACGGCTGGATCGAACTAGGCTGA
- a CDS encoding acyl-CoA/acyl-ACP dehydrogenase has product MTGLYDWLTLHADSLDQSEELADQVMPALAAQGCFLAGVPSHLGGSGGDVRDAIDGIAEVARHSLTAAFVYWGQRSFIEYLLQSPNAALRERLLPELMAGTLAGATGLSNAMKFLSGMEPLQIDASPAKESGNWTLNGKLAWITNLRPQRFVAAAAVAPVNGAPAAVVAFASDAGGVQRSANLQLIAMRGSNTAAVRLEGVAVPPENIISSQAPEWLPRVRPAFLGMQCGMSIGLARAGLDHAARTLDNGAKGRGQLGERIAAARDALTLHTQHLLDGVADGRFVADAPTLFKLRIALADLVQQALTLELHAKGGHAYLEQEQDGFARRWREAAFIPVITPSITQLQAALDKHAASTK; this is encoded by the coding sequence ATGACGGGCCTCTACGACTGGCTGACGCTGCACGCGGACTCCCTCGACCAATCCGAAGAACTGGCGGACCAGGTCATGCCGGCGCTGGCGGCGCAGGGCTGCTTTCTGGCGGGCGTGCCATCGCATCTTGGCGGCAGCGGCGGCGACGTGCGCGACGCCATCGACGGCATCGCCGAGGTGGCGCGCCATTCGCTGACGGCGGCCTTTGTCTATTGGGGCCAGCGTAGTTTCATCGAATACCTGCTGCAAAGCCCCAACGCGGCGCTGCGCGAACGCCTGCTGCCGGAGCTGATGGCCGGCACGCTGGCCGGCGCCACCGGCCTGTCGAACGCGATGAAATTCCTGTCGGGGATGGAGCCGCTGCAGATCGACGCCAGCCCCGCCAAGGAAAGCGGCAACTGGACCCTGAACGGCAAGCTGGCGTGGATCACCAACCTGCGGCCGCAGCGCTTTGTCGCCGCCGCCGCCGTGGCGCCGGTCAACGGCGCGCCGGCGGCGGTGGTGGCTTTCGCCAGCGACGCCGGCGGTGTGCAGCGCAGCGCCAATTTGCAGCTGATCGCCATGCGGGGCAGTAACACCGCCGCCGTGCGGCTCGAAGGCGTGGCGGTCCCGCCGGAGAACATCATCTCGTCGCAGGCGCCGGAATGGCTGCCGCGCGTGCGGCCAGCCTTCTTGGGCATGCAGTGCGGAATGTCGATCGGCCTGGCGCGCGCGGGCCTGGATCACGCGGCGCGCACGCTCGACAACGGCGCCAAGGGACGCGGCCAACTCGGCGAGCGCATCGCCGCCGCGCGCGACGCGCTCACGCTGCACACGCAGCACCTGCTCGACGGCGTGGCCGACGGCCGCTTCGTCGCCGACGCGCCGACGCTCTTCAAGCTGCGCATCGCGCTGGCCGATCTGGTGCAGCAGGCCCTGACGCTGGAACTGCACGCCAAGGGCGGCCACGCTTATCTGGAACAGGAACAGGACGGCTTTGCGCGGCGCTGGCGCGAAGCGGCCTTCATCCCGGTGATCACGCCGAGCATCACGCAACTGCAGGCGGCGCTGGACAAGCACGCGGCGTCCACCAAATGA